Proteins from a genomic interval of Crassostrea angulata isolate pt1a10 chromosome 7, ASM2561291v2, whole genome shotgun sequence:
- the LOC128191655 gene encoding heat shock 70 kDa protein 12A-like: protein MSRSFHVAAIQIDTEFSSCAFSTKHDFSKDPKKILVISWTNRKLVSSTTSTCILFDSGGTFHSFGYEAEKHYSELVLNDQHINWYFFKRFPLKLYKSKRLTRETILEDVNGKKMEAMKVFSSVIGYLKDNMLKEYSRHFIKIYDCDITWVLTAPVILYDTVKQFMRGAAEKVGICGNRLLIVPEPEAASVYCMYQPVQHVYKSRLFDPGAKYMIIIAEDRTVEMTVYEVQHDVILKELYKADKCHWGGTIVDESFLSLLTDIVGKDVMDAFRSNYSDSFIDLLRDFGQKKHSIRPDEIGKITIQLPCHLLFAFNEINPEGEIKANIESKPKYKNKITLLKDKLRMEAHIAISLFEESCSKIIYHIQELFRYPNLKDVSSILLVGEYAESNVLQANIRKAFYDKMLFVPDPAEYAVLKGAVLYGQRQQKDWI from the exons ATGTCCAGAAGTTTCCATGTGGCAGCGATTCAAATCGATACAGAATTTTCCAGTTGTGCTTTTTCTACCAAACACGACTTCAGCAAGGACCCTAAGAAGATATTAGTCATTTCATGGACAAACCGTAAACTTGTATCGTCTACGACTTCGACTTGCATTCTTTTTGACTCTGGAGGAACATTTCATTCGTTTGGTTATGAAGCTGAAAAACATTACTCCGAGTTGGTCCTGAACGACCAGCACATTAATTGGTATTTCTTTAAGAGATTCCCATTGAAGCTGTATAAATCCAAG CGTTTGACTAGAGAGACAATTCTTGAAGAtgtgaatggaaaaaaaatggaagCAATGAAAGTATTTTCTTCTGTGATTGGATATCTCAAAGACAACATGCTAAAAGAGTACAGCcgtcattttattaaaatatacgaTTGTGACATTACATGGGTATTAACAGCACCTGTCATTTTGTACGATACTGTGAAACAATTCATGAGAGGAGCTGCAGAAAAG gTTGGTATCTGTGGAAATAGATTATTAATTGTTCCCGAACCGGAAGCAGCATCTGTATACTGCATGTACCAACCAGTGCAGCATGTGTATAAAAGCAGATTATTTGACCCCGGAGCTAAATACATGATAATTATTGCTGAAG aTAGGACAGTAGAAATGACTGTTTATGAAGTGCAACACGATGTAATTTTAAAGGAGCTTTACAAAGCTGATAaatgtcattggggtggaaccATAGTAGATGAGTCTTTCCTCAGTCTCTTGACCGATATTGTAGGCAAAGACGTTATGGATGCATTTCGCTCCAATTACAGTGACAGTTTTATTGATCTTTTGAGAGATTTTGGACAAAAGAAACATTCCATAAGACCCGATGAGATTGGAAAAATAACAATTCAGCTCCCCTGCCACTTGTTGTTCGCCTTTAATGAGATCAATCCTGAAGGTGAAATCAAAGCAAATATTGAGTCAAAACCaaagtacaaaaacaaaataacccTACTTAAGGATAAACTGCGAATGGAGGCACATATAGCCATATCACTTTTTGAAGAGAGCTGCagtaaaataatatatcatattcaaGAACTTTTCAGATATCCAAATCTTAAAGATGTGTCATCCATTTTGCTTGTTGGGGAATATGCAGAGTCAAACGTATTGCAAGCGAACATAAGAAAAGCGTTTTACGATAAAATGCTTTTTGTACCAGATCCTGCTGAATATGCAGTCTTGAAAGGAGCAGTGTTGTATGGACAACGACAACAAAAGGACTGGATATAA